A region of Zeugodacus cucurbitae isolate PBARC_wt_2022May chromosome 5, idZeuCucr1.2, whole genome shotgun sequence DNA encodes the following proteins:
- the LOC105215412 gene encoding spectrin beta chain isoform X1 — protein sequence MTTDISIVRWDPSQGPGNEYIDEYEYDGGNSSSRLFERSRIKALAEERENVQKKTFTKWVNSHLCRVNCRIGDLYVDMRDGKYLIKLLEVLSGERLPKPTKGKMRIHCLENVDKALQFLREQRVHLENIGSHDIVDGNASLNLGLIWTIILRFQIQDITIEEVDNKETKSAKDALLLWCQMKTAGYNNVNVRNFTTSWRDGLAFNAIIHKHRPDLVQFEKLSKANPLYNLNNAFDVAEDKLGLAKLLDAEDVFVDHPDEKSIITYVVTYYHYFSKLKQETVQGKRIGKVVGIAMENDKMINDYEHFTSDLLKWIETTIQALGEREFENSLAGVQSQLAQFSNYRTIEKPPKFVEKGNLEVLLFTLQSKMRANNQKPYTPKEGKMISDINKAWERLEKAEHERELALREELIRQEKLEQLAARFDRKASMRETWLSENQRLVSQDNFGFDLAAVEAAAKKHEAIETDIFAYEERVQAVIAVCDELESERYHDVKRILLRKENVMRLWTYLLELLRARRMRLEISLQLQQNFQEMLYILDNMEEIRQLLLTDDYGKHLMGVEDLLQKHSLVEADINILGERVKVVVQNSQKFLSDDPESYKPCDPEIIVSRVQQLEDAYAELVRLAVERRSRLEESRKLWQFYWDTADEENWIKEKEQIVSTDEIGHDLTTVNLLLSKHKALESEITSHDPQLQGVAKIGAELITEGHFGADRIKDRLKEILSKWDHLLDLTKYRRQRLENAVEYFQLFADADDIDNWMLDTLRIVSSEDVGRDEANVQSLLKKHKDVADELKNYAEVISALHKQAEDLKLNETEKANVDKRLEAIDTRYKELTELAKLRKQRLLDALSLYKLMSEADGVEQWIKEKTKMLDTMTPGKDIEDVEIMKHRFEGFDKEMNANASRVAVVNQLARQLLHVEHPNSDEILERQNHLNQEWSTLREKAEAKMDDLKSAHGVQTFYIECRETISWIEDKKRILTETDSLEMDLTGVMTLQRRLSGMERDLAAIQAKLSSLSKEADSIENEHPEEAQIIRDRISQIELIWEQLTQMLKERDSKLEEAGDLHRFLRDLDHFQTWLTKTQTDVASEDTPTSLPEAEKLLNQHQSIREEIDNYTEDYKNMMEYGERLTSESNTSDDPQYMFLRERLNALKDGWEELHQMWENRQVLLSQSLDQQLFNRDARQTEVLLSQQEHFLSKDDTPVNLEQAENQLKRHEAFLTTMEANDDKINTLLQVADTLVEKEHFDAEKIGKRAENIASRRDDNRQRALDQHEKLKNQVKLHEFLQDLEELAEWVQERYVTSQDETYRSAKTIHSKWTRHQAFEAEIAANKERLFEAEKAAHDLSKEKPEFKDIIEPKLKELAKQFEDLEVHTKEKGAMLFDANREVLVQQTCDDIDSYITDLEKQIVTADTGNDLTSVNILMQKQHVIQTQMAAKERQVEEIDKQTEYLQKTTPLEKIEPIVTKKTAVLERFEKIKAPLIERQKQLEKKKEAFQFCRDVEDEKLWIDEKLPLATSNDYGNSLFNVHVLKKKNQSLATEIDNHEPRIMAICNNGRKLIDEGHEDAKKFESLISDLTQRWQELKDAIDNRKRNLLESEKVQQYFFDAQEAESWMSEQELYMMVEDRGKDEISAQNLMKKHENLEQSVEDYANTIRQLGEVARQFNTDDSGSGDAVSVKQSQLDKLYAGLKDLAGERRARLNEALQLFMLSREVDDLEQWITDREVVAGSQELGQDYDHVTLLSERFDEFARDTEAVGGERVAKVNNIADNLIQAGHSDSATIAEWKDNLNESWQDLLELIETRTQMLAASKELHKFFHDCKDILSRIIEKQHGVSDELGRDAGSVSTLQRKHHNFMQDLMTLYSQVQQIQEESAKLQDSYAGDKAKEITNREQEVLHAWSNLQAMCDARKQKLADTGDLFRFFNMVRILMIWMEDLVRQMNTSEKPRDVSGVELLMNNHQSLKAEIDTREDNFAACISLGKELLARSHYASADIKDRLLQLNNSRNALLRRWEERWENLQLILEVYQFARDAAVAEAWLIAQEPYLLSSELGHTIDEVENLIKKHEAFEKSAAAQEERFSALERLTTFELKEIKRRQELAEEAERQRVKEELEAKAALEAAEQAKREAEKRDIVDAASAAAEESTVVIDTSVDVERTVEPQTEHATLSAGEGQEGYLTRKHEWESTTKKASNRSWDKVYVVAKVGHLSFYKDPKGYKSNPELTFRGEPTYDLQGAGIQIATDYTKKKHVLRIKLSGGAEFLLQAHDDDEMSQWVSSLKAQSDSATVAESRSQTLPATSQKDEPKRRSFFTLKKK from the exons ATGACGACCGACATTTCAATTGTTCGATGGGACCCTAGTCAGGGTCCGGGAAACGAATATATCGATGAATACGAATATGATGGAGGAAATTCCAGCTCTAGACTCTTTGAACGATCGCGTATAAAGGCTCTTGCTGAAGAACGAGAAAACGTTCAAAAGAAAACGTTTACAAAATGGGTTAATTCACATTTATGCAGAGTTAATTGCAGAATTGGTGatttgtatgtagatatgcGCGACGGAAAATATCTCATAAAACTCCTTGAAGTATTATCTGGTGAGCGTCTACCAAAACCAACCAAAGGAAAAATGAGGATCCATTGTTTGGAAAATGTAGATAAAGCGCTGCAATTTCTACGTGAGCAACGCgtgcatttagaaaatataGGATCACATGACATTGTGGATGGAAACGCTTCTCTCAATTTGGGATTAATTTGGACTATCATTTTGCGATTCCag attCAAGATATTACAATTGAAGAAGTTGACAATAAGGAGACTAAATCTGCTAAAGATGCCTTACTTCTGTGGTGTCAAATGAAAACCGCAGGATACAATAATGTGAATGTCAGAAATTTTACCACTTCCTGGCGAGATGGACTTGCATTCAATGCCATTATTCATAAACACCGTCCTGATTTGGTGCAATTTGAAAAGTTGTCTAAGGCGAACCCCTTGTACAATCTAAATAATGCCTTTGACGTTGCTGAAGATAAATTAGGTCTTGCAAAGTTACTCGACGCTGAAGATGTATTTGTCGACCATCCCGATGAAAAGTCTATTATCACTTATGTGGTTACCTATTACCATTACTTCAGCAAGCTAAAGCAGGAGACTGTGCAAGGCAAAAGAATTGGAAAAGTTGTCGGAATTGCAATGGAAAACGATAAAATGATTAATGACTATGAACATTTTACAAGCGATTTACTAAAATGGATCGAAACAACAATCCAAGCTCTTGGGGAAagagaatttgaaaattctttagCGGGAGTGCAAAGTCAATTGGCTCAATTTTCGAACTATCGTACTATTGAAAAGCCACCAAAGTTTGTAGAAAAGGGTAATTTAGAGGTGTTACTATTCACGCTTCAATCGAAAATGCGTGCAAACAATCAGAAACCTTACACCCCCAAAGAAGGTAAAATGATATCCGATATAAATAAAGCTTGGGAGCGTTTAGAAAAAGCAGAACATGAGCGAGAGTTGGCTTTGCGAGAAGAGCTGATTCGCCAAGAAAAATTGGAACAACTGGCAGCTCGTTTTGATAGAAAGGCTTCAATGAGGGAAACCTGGCTTTCCGAAAACCAAAGACTAGTTAGTCAGGATAACTTTGGATTCGATTTAGCAGCGGTCGAAGCTGCAGCAAAGAAACACGAAGCTATTGAAACAGACATATTTGCCTATGAAGAACGTGTACAAGCAGTCATTGCTGTGTGCGACGAATTAGAATCGGAACGTTACCACGATGTTAAGAGAATATTGCTGCGTAAGGAAAATGTTATGCGCTTATGGACTTACTTGCTGGAATTACTACGCGCCCGTAGAATGCGATTAGAAATTTCTTTGCAACTGCAGCAAAACTTCCAagaaatgttatatattttggaTAATATGGAGGAAATCAGGCAGCTACTTTTAACTGATGACTATGGAAAACACCTTATGGGTGTAGAAGACTTACTTCAAAAGCATTCCCTTGTCGAAGCAGATATAAACATTCTTGGTGAACGTGTTAAAGTAGTCGTACAAAATTCGCAAAAATTCTTAAGTGATGACCCAGAGTCTTATAAGCCATGTGACCCTGAAATCATTGTTAGCCGTGTCCAACAGTTAGAGGATGCATATGCTGAATTGGTACGACTAGCAGTGGAGCGCAGAAGCCGTCTGGAAGAAAGTCGTAAATTATGGCAATTCTATTGGGATACCGCTGATGAAGAAAATTGGATAAAAGAAAAGGAACAAATCGTATCAACTGATGAAATTGGGCACGATTTAACTACAGTAAACTTATTGTTGAGCAAACATAAGGCGTTAGAATCGGAAATTACATCACACGATCCTCAATTACAAGGTGTTGCTAAAATTGGTGCCGAATTAATAACTGAAGGTCACTTTGGGGCTGATCGTATTAAGGATCGTTTGAAGGAAATTCTCTCCAAATGGGATCATTTGCTAGACTTGACTAAGTACCGACGACAACGTCTTGAAAATGCTGTAGAATACTTCCAGCTATTTGCTGACGCTGATGACATAGACAATTGGATGCTTGATACCCTAAGAATCGTTTCGAGTGAAGACGTCGGACGTGATGAAGCCAACGTGCAGTCTTTGCTTAAGAAGCATAAGGATGTTGCAGATGAACTGAAGAACTATGCTGAAGTTATAAGTGCGCTACATAAGCAAGCTGAGGatctgaaattgaatgaaacagAGAAGGCAAATGTTGATAAACGTCTAGAAGCAATTGATACTAGATACAAGGAGTTAACCGAATTGGCTAAATTGCGCAAACAACGACTATTAGATGCCCTCAGTCTTTATAAGTTAATGTCTGAAGCGGACGGTGTCGAGCAATGGATAAAAGAAAAGACCAAAATGTTAGATACAATGACGCCTGGCAAAGACATTGAAGACGTCGAAATAATGAAACACCGTTTCGAAGGCTTTGACAAAGAGATGAATGCAAATGCTTCTCGCGTTGCCGTTGTTAATCAACTAGCTAGGCAACTGTTACATGTTGAACACCCCAATTCGGACGAAATACTAGAAAGACAAAACCATCTTAATCAAGAATGGTCTACTTTACGCGAAAAGGCAGAAGCTAAGATGGATGATCTGAAATCTGCCCATGGAGTGCAAACATTCTATATTGAATGCAGAGAAACTATATCATGGATTGAAGACAAAAAACGCATTTTAACTGAAACCGACAGCCTAGAAATGGACTTGACAGGTGTGATGACTCTGCAAAGACGTCTTAGTGGTATGGAAAGAGATTTGGCAGCTATTCAAGCTAAACTATCTAGCTTAAGCAAAGAAGCTGATAGTATTGAGAATGAACATCCGGAAGAGGCACAAATAATCCGGGATAGAATTTCCCAAATTGAGCTTATTTGGGAGCAATTAACTCAAATGCTAAAGGAACGTGACTCTAAATTAGAAGAAGCTGGTGATTTACACAGATTTTTGCGTGATTTGGACCACTTCCAGACATGGTTAACCAAAACTCAAACTGATGTGGCATCTGAAGATACTCCAACTTCCTTGCCTGAAGCTGAGAAGCTTTTGAATCAACATCAATCGATTCGTGAGGAAATTGATAATTACACTGAAGATTATAAGAACATGATGGAATATGGTGAGCGTTTAACATCCGAATCGAATACGTCGGATGATCCACAATATATGTTCCTTCGTGAGAGATTGAATGCTTTGAAGGACGGTTGGGAAGAGTTGCATCAAATGTGGGAAAATAGACAAGTGCTACTGTCACAAAGTCTGGATCAACAGTTATTCAATAGGGATGCACGTCAAACCGAAGTGCTATTAAGCCAACAAGAACATTTCCTTAGCAAGGATGATACTCCAGTTAATTTAGAGCAAGCCGAAAACCAACTTAAACGTCATGAAGCATTCCTCACTACCATGGAGGCCAATGATGATAAGATAAATACATTGCTGCAAGTAGCTGACACCCTTGTAGAGAAGGAACATTTCGATGCTGAGAAAATCGGAAAAAGAGCCGAAAACATTGCAAGCCGTCGTGATGATAACCGTCAGCGTGCTTTGGATCAGCACGAGAAGTTAAAGAATCAAGTGAAATTACATGAATTTTTACAAGATCTAGAAGAATTGGCTGAATGGGTGCAGGAAAGATATGTCACATCCCAGGATGAGACCTACAGGAGTGCTAAAACAATTCATTCCAAATGGACACGCCATCAAGCTTTTGAAGCAGAGATCGCCGCtaataaagaacgtttatttgAGGCGGAAAAGGCAGCTCACGATTTATCTAAAGAGAAACCTGAATTCAAAGATATTATAGAACCAAAATTAAAAGAACTAGCCAAACAATTTGAAGATTTAGAGGTACACACAAAAGAAAAAGGCGCAATGTTATTCGATGCAAATCGCGAAGTTTTGGTACAACAAACATGCGACGATATCGATTCTTATATTACTGACCTGGAAAAACAAATCGTTACTGCTGACACAGGAAATGACCTCACGTCAGTTAACATTCTTATGCAGAAGCAACATGTTATACAAACTCAAATGGCAGCTAAAGAACGACAGGTAGAGGAAATCGACAAACAAActgaatatttgcaaaaaacaaCTCCATTAGAGAAGATCGAACCAATTGTCACCAAGAAAACGGCAGTTCTTGAAAGATTTGAGAAAATCAAAGCACCACTTATTGAACGCCAAAAACAACTAGAAAAGAAGAAGGAAGCATTCCAATTCTGTCGCGACGTTGAAGATGAAAAGTTGTGGATTGACGAAAAGTTACCCTTAGCTACTTCAAACGATTATGGTAATTCATTGTTCAATGTTCATGtactaaaaaagaaaaatcaatcGCTTGCTACCGAAATTGATAACCACGAACCTAGAATAATGGCCATTTGCAATAACGGCAGAAAATTAATCGATGAAGGTCATGAAGATGCTAAGAAGTTTGAGAGTCTGATTAGTGATCTAACTCAAAGATGGCAGGAACTTAAAGATGCTATTGATAATCGAAAGAGAAATCTTTTGGAATCAGAAAAGGTACAACAATACTTTTTCGATGCGCAAGAGGCTGAATCGTGGATGAGCGAACAGGAGTTGTACATGATGGTAGAGGATCGTGGAAAGGATGAGATTAGTGCACAAAATCTTATGAAGAAACATGAAAATCTGGAACAATCTGTTGAAGACTATGCTAATACAATTAGACAATTAGGCGAAGTTGCACGACAATTCAATACCGATGACAGTGGCAGTGGTGATGCCGTATCCGTTAAACAATCCCAATTGGACAAACTTTACGCTGGTCTTAAAGATTTGGCTGGCGAACGTCGGGCACGCTTGAATGAAGCTCTACAATTATTTATGTTGAGTAGAGAAGTCGATGACTTGGAACAATGGATTACAGATAGGGAAGTTGTTGCTGGATCCCAAGAACTTGGACAAGATTATGATCATGTAACATTACTTTCGGAACGTTTTGATGAATTTGCACGAGATACTGAAGCCGTTGGCGGCGAAAGAGTTGCTAAGGTCAACAATATTGCTGACAACTTAATTCAAGCTGGTCATTCAGATTCGGCTACAATTGCTGAATGGAAGGATAATTTGAATGAATCATGGCAAGACCTTTTGGAACTGATTGAAACACGCACTCAAATGTTGGCTGCCTCCAAGGAACTTCACAAATTCTTCCACGACTGTAAAGATATCCTGAGTCGTATTATTGAGAAACAACATGGTGTTTCGGACGAATTGGGACGAGATGCTGGATCCGTATCGACTTTGCAACGAAAACACCACAACTTCATGCAAGACCTTATGACACTTTATTCACAAGTACAACAAATTCAAGAAGAATCGGCGAAACTTCAAGATTCGTATGCTGGTGACAAAGCTAAGGAAATCACTAACCGTGAGCAAGAAGTCTTACATGCATGGTCTAATTTGCAAGCTATGTGTGATGCTCGTAAGCAAAAACTCGCTGACACCGGCGATCTATTTAGATTCTTCAATATGGTTCGTATATTAATGATATGGATGGAGGATCTCGTGCGACAAATGAACACATCTGAGAAGCCTAGAGATGTTTCTGGTGTTGAGCTACTCATGAATAATCACCAAAGCCTGAAAGCTGAAATTGATACACGAGAAGATAACTTTGCCGCTTGTATTTCTCTTGGCAAAGAGTTATTGGCAAGAAGCCATTATGCATCAGCCGATATTAAAGATAGGCTTCTGCAGTTGAATAACAGTCGAAATGCCTTGCTAAGACGTTGGGAAGAGAGATGGGAGAACTTGCAACTAA TTTTAGAGGTATACCAGTTCGCCAGAGATGCTGCCGTTGCTGAGGCTTGGCTTATTGCCCAAGAACCTTATCTTTTGTCTTCAGAATTGGGCCACACCATTGATGAAGTTGAGAACCTAATTAAGAAACATGAGGCATTCGAAAAATCTGCTGCTGCCCAAGAAGAACGCTTTAGTGCCCTTGAGCGCTTAACAACC tttgagCTTAAGGAAATCAAGAGGCGTCAGGAATTGGCGGAAGAAGCTGAAAGGCAGCGAGTAAAAGAGGAATTGGAGGCTAAAGCAGCTTTGGAAGCGGCTGAACAGGCTAAACGGGAAGCAGAAAAGCGGGATATTGTCGACGCGGCATCAGCAGCAGCTGAAGAATCTAcag TCGTAATAGACACATCTGTTGATGTGGAACGTACTGTAGAACCCCAAACAG AACACGCAACTTTATCCGCTGGCGAAGGACAGGAAGGTTATCTCACAAGAAAACATGAATGGGAATCTACTACGAAAAAAGCCTCGAATAGGTCCTGGGATAAG GTATACGTGGTTGCAAAAGTTGGGCATTTATCATTCTACAAAGATCCAAAGGGTTACAAGAGTAATCCTGAATTGACTTTCCGTGGAGAGCCCACTTATGATTTACAAGGTGCAGGTATTCAAATTGCTACCGATTATACCAAAAAGAAGCATGTCTTAAGAATAAA gCTTTCTGGTGGCGctgaatttttattacaagcGCATGATGATGATGAAATGTCTCAGTGGGTATCGTCATTGAAGGCCCAAAGTGATTCAGCAACCGTTGCTGAAAGCAGATCCCAAACATTACCAGCCACTTCACAGAAGGATGAACCAAAACGCAGATCTTTCTttactcttaaaaaaaaataa